The proteins below are encoded in one region of Pleuronectes platessa chromosome 14, fPlePla1.1, whole genome shotgun sequence:
- the ecrg4a gene encoding augurin-A: MGESFPRRKSSSVLSSSALQRLRAGTKMASQQLYLRLTGLALVVMLLALRDVNGESSLYKVLRKRDVAGAGTTLSKASVAVPPSKAQEFLAKLSRTKRNIWDRSRPDVQQWIMQFMYMGYDEQRLEVDLLYWMDQARSSDQGRQHHYDENAPIGPRDQSSYRYGANVNYDYY; the protein is encoded by the exons atgggagagtctttccctagaaggaaaagtagttcagtcttgtcaagtaGTGCTTTACAAAGACTCAGAGCGGGGACAAAGATGGCATCCCAGCAGCTCTATCTGAGGTTAACAGGGCTGGCCTTGGTGGTGATGCTGTTGGCCCTGAGAG ATGTAAACGGTGAGAGCAGCTTGTACAAGGTCTTGAGGAAAAGAGACG TGGCAGGAGCTGGTACTACCCTGTCAAAGGCCTCGGTTGCCGTCCCCCCCTCCAAGGCTCAGGAGTTCCTGGCCAAGCTGAGCAGAACCAAGAGGAACATCTGGGATCGCAGCAGACCCGACGTGCAGCAGTGGATCATGCAGTTTATGTACATGGGTTATGATGAGCAG AGGCTGGAGGTTGACCTGTTGTACTGGATGGACCAGGCACGCTCCAGCGATCAAGGGCGTCAGCATCACTACGACGAAAACGCCCCCATTGGCCCCCGAGACCAGAGCTCGTACAGATACGGAGCCAATGTCAACTACGACTACTATTAA
- the uxs1 gene encoding UDP-glucuronic acid decarboxylase 1, whose protein sequence is MMKRVIWLISGLNRRMMKLLFALALIAYIASVWGTYTNMRSIQEHGEMKIEQRIDEAVAPLREKIRDLEQSFSQKYPPVKFLSEKDRKRILITGGAGFVGSHLTDKLMMDGHEVTVVDNFFTGRKRNVEHWIGHENFELINHDVVEPLYIEVDQIYHLASPASPPNYMYNPIKTLKTNTIGTLNMLGLAKRVGARLLLASTSEVYGDPEVHPQNEEYWGHVNPIGPRACYDEGKRVAETMCYAYMKQEGVEVRVARIFNTFGSRMHMNDGRVVSNFILQALQGEPLTVYGTGSQTRAFQYVSDLVNGLVLLMNSNISSPVNLGNPEEHTILEFARLIKSLVVSRSQIQFLPEAQDDPQRRRPDIRKAKMMLGWEPVVPLEEGLNKTIHYFSKELEHQANNQYIPKPKAARMKKGRPRHN, encoded by the exons ATGATGAAGCGGGTCATCTGGCTCATATCAGGATTAAATCGAAGAATGATGAAGCTACTCTTTGCCCTCGCCTTGATCGCCTACATTGCCT CTGTCTGGggaacatacacaaacatgag ATCAATACAAGAACACGGAGAAATGAAGATTGAGCAGAGAATTGATGAG GCTGTGGCTCCTCTCAGAGAGAAGATTCGTGATCTTGAACAAAG TTTTTCTCAGAAATACCCTCCTGTCAAATTCCTGTCAGAAAAGGATCGGAAGAGAATTCTG ATTACTGGAGGTGCTGGTTTTGTTGGTTCCCACCTGACTGACAAACTGATGATGGATGGCCATGAAGTGACTGTGGTGGACAACTTCTTCACAGGGAGGAAAAGAAATGTAGAGCACTGGATTGGCCATGAGAACTTTGAGCTCATCAATCATGATGTAGTGGAGCCGCTCTATATAGAAG TGGACCAGATCTATCACCTGGCATCTCCAGCCTCTCCCCCCAACTACATGTACAATCCCATCAAAACCCTCAAGACCAACACCATCGGCACTCTGAACATGCTTG GTCTTGCCAAACGTGTGGGCGCCAGACTTCTCCTTGCTTCGACCTCTGAGGTTTATGGAG ATCCAGAAGTGCATCCACAAAATGAGGAGTACTGGGGTCATGTCAACCCTATTGGTCCTCGAGCATGCTACGATGAGGGGAAACGAGTAGCAGAGACCATGTGTTATGCCTACATGAAGCAG GAAGGAGTTGAGGTGCGAGTGGCGAGAATCTTCAACACGTTTGGGTCCCGGATGCACATGAATGACGGACGTGTTGTCAGCAACTTCATCCTGCAGGCTCTGCAGGGAGAACCTCTCACT GTGTATGGTACTGGTTCTCAAACACGAGCCTTTCAGTATGTAAG CGATCTGGTGAACGGCCTGGTTCTGTTGATGAACAGTAACATCAGCAGTCCCGTCAATCTG GGGAACCCAGAGGAACACACCATATTGGAGTTTGCTCGTCTCATTAAAAGTCTCGTAG TGAGCCGGAGTCAGATCCAGTTCCTCCCTGAGGCCCAGGACGACCCACAGAGGCGAAGACCAGACATCCGAAAAGCCAAGATGATGCTGGGCTGGGAGCCGGTG GTGCCGCTGGAGGAGGGCTTGAACAAAACCATCCATTACTTCAGCAAAGAACTGGAGCATCAGGCCAACAACCAGTACATCCCCAAACCTAAAGCTGCACGCATGAAGAAAGGACGGCCCAGACACAACTGA